The Neofelis nebulosa isolate mNeoNeb1 chromosome 1, mNeoNeb1.pri, whole genome shotgun sequence sequence TCCTGatcaagagaagaaataaatgcagaAGCATGAATATTCAATATCTCGCAGCCTTCAGAAATAATACTGAAGGCACTCTTTTGATCTTCTGAAAGTCCAGCTGGTTTGCTAGTCATTGTAAATTCTTCATCTTTTACATACGTGTCTTCAGGTTCCTTGGATATTTCTCTAGAAGGAACCATTTTATCAGCATCAATTGATGATGCATCCTTTATAAATCGAGCATAGTTGCTGCTCACTGAAGAGCTTGGTTCATTTACATGGGCATCTTCCACAGCCTCCAAGTGGTGATTTGAATCAACAACAGATTGTTTAGTCATTTCAGATGTTAGATCTTTAGATGTTTGAATAGTATGGACTGTATGCCTAACTGGAGTCAATTCTGACCATGgcatttcttgtttcttcactGTATCAATTTCTGGATAAGTTCTAGAAACAAGTGTTTGTGATTTCACAGATGACAACAAAGATGGTGGGGTTTCTAAGCTCATTGTTTCATCAAAAGGATGATCTAAAATCCTTTCAGATTCTTTAGATGGAGATCCTTGTTTCATACTTTCTTTTGTGATATCTATTGAAACACCTTTTGATGGCTCTGACACTGTAAcctgttccttttcttcactGTGACTTGCCACCTCCCTGCTTGACTTTTCCAATATCAGATTTCCTTCCTTAGGTACAGACTGCttatctatttcttcatgataAGAAAGATCCACTGGAAGGAAAGTCTTGGTTTTTTCCACCAAaactttactttcttcttttggatGTGGTTGAGTTCCTACTGCCCTTGTTTCTCTGATTTCTGGGTGAGCCTCCAAGAGCACAGTTTCTGATTTTTCAGTAACTGATAGAGTTTTAACTAATGAAAGTGGTTGAGTTTGACCTGAAGAATGACTTAAAGAGATATCTGATTCTTCAGGCATAGACCTGGCTACATTCAAGGAATAAGGTTGAATTTCCTGCCACTTTCTTCCTTCTAAAATTGCTTGtgactgcttttgtttttcatctttctcctcctccataATTGTGTATCTTTCTTTGTggtcttcattttgagagacttGCTGAAGCACAGCTGTGGCTTTTGATTCTTCCAATTTAATAGGGCTAGATCCACGTGCAATTTGTGCCTTCCCTATTTCATTATCTCTAAATTCTAACAGGGCCatagtttcttgtttttctgcCAGCACCTTCTTTTCTGCCAAGGAATGTGATCTGGTTTCCAAGTTACCTTTCTCCTCAGTTGGGCTAACAGACCTGAGTTTTGTTTCCTCTTCATAAATTTTCAAGGAAGTaggtttttgcatttctttcttcagtCTGTCTTCACCCAGATCAATTAAACTGCGTTCAGATTCTTCTACTGGCAAAATTATTGTCTCTGGCTTCTCTGATTCCTTCATGATATTTTTACTTGTGAAGCTAGATGAAGCTGATTTTGGCTGTTGTGGCATCTTATCCACTGCATCAAATGaaaagcatattttttctttttgatcactttTTGGCTCTTCCTTAAGAATAGAAATATTCCATTTAGATGGAGCAGAAATTTCTGGCTTCTGGGCTCTTTTACTATCAGCGATGTTAAGAGGAACAGCATTTTGTGCTTCTTCCACCATGGATTTCTCACCCATGGGAGAATAAGATTGAATTTTAAGACGTTCCTCACCATCAGCAGTAGTAACTACCGAGTTTAAATCCATTTCTTCTGAATACgctaggatttcttttttcccaaagtCTTCACTAGACACCTCAAGGTTGGATTGGGGCTGTTGTAAAACTTCTACATTTgataaaaatgtagttttttctttaaagtcttgGCTTTCACCAGATTTAACTAAAGTACCTCTGGATTTTTCAGCAGGTTTAAGTTTTGTCTCTGGTAACAGATGATCAGTTGGCGTCTTGGTTGCATTAAAGTCAGCTGGAGCTGCTCCTTCAGACTTCAGTGTCGCAGGCACTGCTTTTTCTACAGATGGACTTGGCTGAGTTTCTAAATCTTTTTCAGCAACTCTGTCATCTGGAGTCCTTGATCCAAAAAACAAACTGGACATCCATGATAagattcctttctttcccttctcctcagAAAGGCCTCGCTCAACTGCCTTTGGCTGCTTAGGCAATTTTTGTGTTGCCTCAGATGGCTCTGCAGATTGGGGTTCTTCATTTTCTTGGATCGAAGAGAGGAGTTTTATTGGAGTGGGTGTTTTAACTTCAGGTGCTGGTTTCCCTCTCTCATTAACATCTAAAACCTTTGACTGAatcgttttttctttttctaatgactTCTCTCCAGGTAAAGAAGATATACTCCTGTGTGCTTCTTTTTCACTGTCCAATGCAGATTCTGCCCCTTCTGCCAGGAAAGGGGCTGCtttggagggagagggaataGTTTCTGATTTGATCAGTTCCACTGATGGGCCAGACACTCCTTTCTGGAGGATTCTTTCAGAAGGTAGGTTGATTTCTTCCTGGCTGCCTTCTTTGCAAGGCCTGGACAATTCTGCGTTTGCTTTTTCCACGGTCAAACTTTCACTCCCCATGAAAGAAAAGATCTGCTTCCTCTCTGCTTCGTTTCTCTCTACACTTCCAGTTGGAACTAAAGATTTTGGTTTGGGGGCCAGCTTTGTTTCTTCCGAAGAGTAAGTTTTAGTTGATAAGGTCTCTATGTCACCACTGAAGGTACTGAGAGTAGATACTAGCTCTTGTAATGATACAGGAGATACTTCAGTAGAATGTGGCAGAACCTGCTTTTTGGTTTCACATGTGTGGTCTTTATCTGGCACAACAGCCTTAAGCTGTCCTGTCATCAAATCATTACTGCCAGAGGAACCCAGCTGCACAGATCCTGATATTCTTTCTTCATGTTGACTTGCCAGATCCCTTTCTGGCTTTTCTAGTATCCAGCTtttatcctttggaaaaataaggGCCTCTTTCACTTGTGTTTCTTTAACATCTTCAGGCTCATTTGTTGTAAGTGATTTTGATTCTTCCAAAGGCAaattctctttcagaaataaaaactgtttaaCTCCCAGATCTTGTTTATCTGCAAAAGATGTGCTTATATCAGGTAATTTAACAGCTTGTTCTGAATGAAGTGCTTTTCCTGGCTTCTCTTTTTCTACAAGGAGGTCAGAAGAAACAATCTTAGATGGATCTGTTATACTCTGGGGCACACGGAATGAATTTGGTTggtctgtttgttcatttaatttCGTTTCAACATGTCCTATCACTTGTGTCTTCAAATTTCCTGTTGACAGTAATGggtttatttcctgtttttctccctctttaaTGTCGGCTGAATGGttcaatttctctgatgattgttttaaagaaaaagaaagtggctgAAGCTCTTTTGGGCTGTCTCCTTCAACTAGAGGGTCCAATGCTTCCTTTGACCCTAAGCTGACTACCTTGGGAGAGAAAGATTTAAGTTCTTGAATCTGTGGTTCCTCCCTAAGGTATGATGAAACCTCTGGAATTTCAGGGTCGACTGTAGGTGACACATGACgttccctgttttcttcttttccttctcctctgctcctAAGTTCAGTGAGGCTCTTTTCTAAGACAGAATCCCCTGTTTCGGTTATGGGAGATTTTATGTGTTTTGTATCTATGGATCCATCTTGCCCACCTAAACTATGAATGACTTCTGACCCAGTGCTCAGTAATTCTGATACTTGGTATGGCTTGTCTTTCTTTTCAGGTTCCAAAGAGAGCTCTGCCAGAACAAGATCTTGTCTTTCTGATGGGAAATTTCCCCGCGCTGTAGAAGATGGCTCTTCTGCCTCTTTGTTCTTATCATCTCCAAGGGTTGGAGTTAAATCTTCTGATACTAAATTTTCCAATGCAGGAGAacttttcatttcctcatttttgcATTCTGGGGCTGTCTGTTTGAGTGCAGGTGACATGTTTGGTGAGGGAAaaagtttggtttctttttcctttacctcACTACCTTCGTTGAGCAAAAGCACATGTTCAGGCCCTGACACCtctgaggcagacagagaattcTTTTTCTCTGGTAAAACCAGTTGTTCAGAGTCCAGGACTGTAGAAAATGAAACACCTTGTTCATTTTCCACCCTCTCTTCTTTAGTTACATCTGAATGTTGACAAGACAATGCTTTTGTTATTGGCAACCCAGGTTTAACTTCTTCGGTTTCTACCTTGGACAAAGAATGCACTGGTACAGAGGATATTCCTGCAGGTGAATCaagtttaatttctttctctgcttctgacCAAGCTGGACGTTCAGATGTAGCCGTGTCAGTAGGAGAAGGACTAATTTTCAGTGCtaccttttcttctttaagaagTGGATGTTCATCTGTTGACGTCACCAGTGGTGGCAAATCACTTCCTAATTCACTCTTTTCTACTTTTGTTAAGACTGGATGTTCTAGAGGGGTGGTAAAAGAGAAATCTTTTGGGGTTTCTTCTTTTGCTAACTTAGTTAAGCCTGAGTCGTGCTTAGTTACAGATGTTGTGGTTAATGAACAACTAGGTtcaatttctgtctttatttcttccagaaattCTGATGCAGGTGGTTCATGTTCAGTTCCCTTTTGCACTCCTGGTGGAGCTGAATGCAGCACTCTAGATGTATCAGTTATTTTAGAGTCATGTTTCACTTGTGTTTTCAGTGCTGATAAAATCTCAGGTCCAGATAAAGATGTGTCCTTTAGAGGTGAATATGGTTTTATTACTTCAGGTTCGTTCTCTGACAACATTCTCTGTTCTAGTTCAGATGTCACAGTTGGAGCTAAATTAGGTTTCACATCCTTCTTTGGCTCATCTACCAAGTCAGGAAGAACTGAATATTTCATCCCAGACCCTAGAACATTTGGAGGCTGAGGCTCCATTTCTTGATCCCGTGATACATGTGCTGTAGCTTCTTGAGAATCAGGCACAATTTCTTCCTTACTTTTAACTTTGAACAAAGCCATCTGTTCATTTGCAGCTTTTGGAGTGAGTGAAGCTTTGAGTTCTTGTTCCTCCTTAAGTGCATGAACTGAATCAGGTGAAGCTGAATATTGAGATGAACACACAACAGGTTTGATGTCTTCCTTTACTGTAAATGATTGTTcaggtaaagaaactgatcttGCAGCTACTGATGAAATAGTCTGAATTTCTCCCTTATCCATTTCACTGGTTAAATATGATGGAATCAAGTCCTCAGAGTCAGGTTCTAAAAATGCTCGAGTTATCTGCTCCTGTGCCAAAATGAGATATTCAGATACAGGTCTTGAGATTGTTTGAGCATCTGGCTGAACTTCTGTGATCTCTCTTTTATTTGCTGAAGGTGACAAACTCGAGTCTTCAGGTGCAGACAGTGAAGGGGAAGGTTTGGCTTGTTGCTTCTGTGATGAACTGAGGTGCTCAGGTACAGGTGTTGCAGCTGTTGGTGCAATGTCTTCCTCACCCGCTTCTGAAAAGCAAGAGTATCCTGAGGCAGATATTGTAGTTACCAGTGAATCATgcttaaattcatttttctttgtttctgggaTTCTATATGGTGGAATTGAAACTTGTGATGCTGAGTCTGGAGAGAAAAGTTCAacttcagtgtcttcatctgacAAAATAGTGTGTTCAGATGGTGATGTTAAACATATTGGAGAATCGCattcaaattctcttttctctatttcctgaGTTGCATAGGGTGAAAATGAGAATTCTGACACAAATGCTGAGTCTGGAGAAAAGGGTCCAATGtcttcttgctctccctctgagAAATTCGTGGGTGAGGAGACCCCTTTTAGATTTAAAGGGGATATCCGGATAATTTCTTCCTCCTGTGATTCGGGTGTTGCATATGGTGGTACTGAAACTTCAGAAGCTGAGGTGGAAGAGGGTGTGTATCGCTCAATTTCTACTGTCTCTTCTGATAGGACAACATGTTCAGATGGAGTGGCTGAAAGTGGTGGGGACTGGCATTCAGAAGTCTGCTCAGTTGTGGATGGTAGGAGAGAGTGTTCAGACACAGAGGCCACATCTGGGGAATACAATCCagtgtcttccttcttttcttttgacaAAATCATGTGCTCAGAAACACCCTGTGATTTTAATGGGGTCACATcatcaattattttctttggggATTCATACGTTGCATTTGACGGAACTGTATATTGGGAAGTCAATGTTGAATCCGGTGTGAAACGCTTACTTCCTAGGTCCTCTTCAGACAAGACTGCCTGTTCCAGTGCAGCAGTTGAAAACAGTGGGGACTGGCATTCAGAAGTTTGCTCAGTTATGGATGGTGGAAGAGAGTGTTCAGATACAGAGGCCACATCTGGGGAATATGGCCCagtgtcttccttttcttctgacaAAATCATGTGCTCAGAAACATGTCTTGATTTTAATGGGGACACATcatcaattattttctttggggATTCCTGCATTGCATTTGATGAAACTGCATATTGGGAACTCAATGTTGAATCCGGTGTGAAACGCTCACTTCCTAGGTCCTCTTCAGACAGGACCGCCTGTTCCAGTACAGCAGTTGAAAACAGTGGGGACTGGCATTCAGAAGTTTGCTCAGTTATGGATGGTGGAAGAGAGTGTTCAGATACAGAGGCCACATCTGGGGAATATGGCCCagtgtcttccttttcttctgacaAAATCATGTGCTCAGAAACATGTCTTGATTTTAATGGGGACACACcatcaattattttctttggggATTCCTGCATTGCATTTGATGGAACTGCATATTGGGAACTCAATGTTGAATCCGGTGTGAAACGCTCACTTCCTAGGTCCTCTTCAGACAGGACCACCTGTTCCAGTGTAGCAGTTGAAAACAGTGGGGACTGGCATTCAGAAGTCTGCTCAGTTGTGGATGGTGGGAGAGAGTGTTCATATTCAGAGGCCACATCTGGGGAATATGGTGCTgtatcttccttctcttctgataGAATCACATGCTCGGAAACACCTGTTGATTCTAATGGGGGCTTATGGTCAATTGTTTTCTTCAGTGACTCTTTTGTTGCCTGTGATGGAGTTGAATATTCAGAAGCAGATGTGGAATCTGGTGTGTAATATCCACTTTCTGAAGCCTCTTCTCCAGACAGGACCACATGTTCTGAGATAGCTGCTGAAAACAGTGGGGACTGGCATTCAGAAGTCTTCTCAGTTGTGGATGGTGAGAGAGAGCGTTCAGACGCAGAGGCCAAAGGCTCAAATTCCTCATTCTCCTCTTCTGAAAAAACTGCATGTTCAGATATACCTTTCACAGTGGATGGAGGAACTGGCTCAACTTCTTGCTTCTCTGGTTCATGGTTCAAATCCTGTGGGACTGAATATTCTGATACAAAAGCAGAATCAGTAGAAACAGactcattttcctctctttcttcctcagatGAAGCAACATATTCAGGTGTTGATGTTTTCAGTGATGGTAAAGTGATCTCCTCTTCTTTCCGCTCCACTTCAGGGGCCAAATATGATGGGAAGGACTTCTCAGAAATAGATGGACTTTCTGGGTATTCAAGTTCTATGACCTCTTCTTCCACTAAATTAGAATCTTCAGACTCAGGGGTAGTAGCTATTGGTAgagaagtttctatttctttctttgattccTCTAATACTGGAGgttcagaaagagaaatggatgGCTCAGGCACATTTTCTTCCTCCACTCCTTTGACATCAAGATGAGGAGGGCTCCATTTTTCAGAGACTGGTTCTGCCCTTTCTGTTGAAGTCAGGTCCACCCCTTCTGTCTCTGGGCCAAAATCCTCCTGGAGGGATGCTGCCAGACCTGGTAAACCTGTTAACCGAGAAACCTTTTCTGCCTCCAATGAAATGGAATGGTCAGCAGAATACACATCTTCCTTCTTTACCTCAT is a genomic window containing:
- the CMYA5 gene encoding cardiomyopathy-associated protein 5 codes for the protein MASSDSNHAAESPFGSDGDEEATRRPESDEDEEDEEDETAAESEEEPDARLSDQDEEGKTKQKCIINDPSFSMVTVQREDSGITWETNSSRSSTPWASEESQTSGVCSLEGSTMNSSPGNVSFIVDEVKKVRKRTPRSKRGSPSLRRKGNKKRNSFESQDVPANTKDNLLISESQVLNSQKEKSSSGVHDKIRKKKTTSNTPPITGAIYKEHKPLVLRPVYIGTVQYKIKMFNSVKEELIPLQFYGTLPKGYVIKEIHYRRGKDASISLEPDLSNRDSNLVSKTGKLVAPSIEDDKVKGLASPWRGVLSKRSESSTSSFSHEDEKKIYVDSPLKATSATKHTVSSYASNDTAEQETQLSPPQLVPQQPGDETKLREMESSPLTPDTSTTGFLGRAKEEFEPDSREIVTSEHDSSVSPPSVDEVKKEDVYSADHSISLEAEKVSRLTGLPGLAASLQEDFGPETEGVDLTSTERAEPVSEKWSPPHLDVKGVEEENVPEPSISLSEPPVLEESKKEIETSLPIATTPESEDSNLVEEEVIELEYPESPSISEKSFPSYLAPEVERKEEEITLPSLKTSTPEYVASSEEEREENESVSTDSAFVSEYSVPQDLNHEPEKQEVEPVPPSTVKGISEHAVFSEEENEEFEPLASASERSLSPSTTEKTSECQSPLFSAAISEHVVLSGEEASESGYYTPDSTSASEYSTPSQATKESLKKTIDHKPPLESTGVSEHVILSEEKEDTAPYSPDVASEYEHSLPPSTTEQTSECQSPLFSTATLEQVVLSEEDLGSERFTPDSTLSSQYAVPSNAMQESPKKIIDGVSPLKSRHVSEHMILSEEKEDTGPYSPDVASVSEHSLPPSITEQTSECQSPLFSTAVLEQAVLSEEDLGSERFTPDSTLSSQYAVSSNAMQESPKKIIDDVSPLKSRHVSEHMILSEEKEDTGPYSPDVASVSEHSLPPSITEQTSECQSPLFSTAALEQAVLSEEDLGSKRFTPDSTLTSQYTVPSNATYESPKKIIDDVTPLKSQGVSEHMILSKEKKEDTGLYSPDVASVSEHSLLPSTTEQTSECQSPPLSATPSEHVVLSEETVEIERYTPSSTSASEVSVPPYATPESQEEEIIRISPLNLKGVSSPTNFSEGEQEDIGPFSPDSAFVSEFSFSPYATQEIEKREFECDSPICLTSPSEHTILSDEDTEVELFSPDSASQVSIPPYRIPETKKNEFKHDSLVTTISASGYSCFSEAGEEDIAPTAATPVPEHLSSSQKQQAKPSPSLSAPEDSSLSPSANKREITEVQPDAQTISRPVSEYLILAQEQITRAFLEPDSEDLIPSYLTSEMDKGEIQTISSVAARSVSLPEQSFTVKEDIKPVVCSSQYSASPDSVHALKEEQELKASLTPKAANEQMALFKVKSKEEIVPDSQEATAHVSRDQEMEPQPPNVLGSGMKYSVLPDLVDEPKKDVKPNLAPTVTSELEQRMLSENEPEVIKPYSPLKDTSLSGPEILSALKTQVKHDSKITDTSRVLHSAPPGVQKGTEHEPPASEFLEEIKTEIEPSCSLTTTSVTKHDSGLTKLAKEETPKDFSFTTPLEHPVLTKVEKSELGSDLPPLVTSTDEHPLLKEEKVALKISPSPTDTATSERPAWSEAEKEIKLDSPAGISSVPVHSLSKVETEEVKPGLPITKALSCQHSDVTKEERVENEQGVSFSTVLDSEQLVLPEKKNSLSASEVSGPEHVLLLNEGSEVKEKETKLFPSPNMSPALKQTAPECKNEEMKSSPALENLVSEDLTPTLGDDKNKEAEEPSSTARGNFPSERQDLVLAELSLEPEKKDKPYQVSELLSTGSEVIHSLGGQDGSIDTKHIKSPITETGDSVLEKSLTELRSRGEGKEENRERHVSPTVDPEIPEVSSYLREEPQIQELKSFSPKVVSLGSKEALDPLVEGDSPKELQPLSFSLKQSSEKLNHSADIKEGEKQEINPLLSTGNLKTQVIGHVETKLNEQTDQPNSFRVPQSITDPSKIVSSDLLVEKEKPGKALHSEQAVKLPDISTSFADKQDLGVKQFLFLKENLPLEESKSLTTNEPEDVKETQVKEALIFPKDKSWILEKPERDLASQHEERISGSVQLGSSGSNDLMTGQLKAVVPDKDHTCETKKQVLPHSTEVSPVSLQELVSTLSTFSGDIETLSTKTYSSEETKLAPKPKSLVPTGSVERNEAERKQIFSFMGSESLTVEKANAELSRPCKEGSQEEINLPSERILQKGVSGPSVELIKSETIPSPSKAAPFLAEGAESALDSEKEAHRSISSLPGEKSLEKEKTIQSKVLDVNERGKPAPEVKTPTPIKLLSSIQENEEPQSAEPSEATQKLPKQPKAVERGLSEEKGKKGILSWMSSLFFGSRTPDDRVAEKDLETQPSPSVEKAVPATLKSEGAAPADFNATKTPTDHLLPETKLKPAEKSRGTLVKSGESQDFKEKTTFLSNVEVLQQPQSNLEVSSEDFGKKEILAYSEEMDLNSVVTTADGEERLKIQSYSPMGEKSMVEEAQNAVPLNIADSKRAQKPEISAPSKWNISILKEEPKSDQKEKICFSFDAVDKMPQQPKSASSSFTSKNIMKESEKPETIILPVEESERSLIDLGEDRLKKEMQKPTSLKIYEEETKLRSVSPTEEKGNLETRSHSLAEKKVLAEKQETMALLEFRDNEIGKAQIARGSSPIKLEESKATAVLQQVSQNEDHKERYTIMEEEKDEKQKQSQAILEGRKWQEIQPYSLNVARSMPEESDISLSHSSGQTQPLSLVKTLSVTEKSETVLLEAHPEIRETRAVGTQPHPKEESKVLVEKTKTFLPVDLSYHEEIDKQSVPKEGNLILEKSSREVASHSEEKEQVTVSEPSKGVSIDITKESMKQGSPSKESERILDHPFDETMSLETPPSLLSSVKSQTLVSRTYPEIDTVKKQEMPWSELTPVRHTVHTIQTSKDLTSEMTKQSVVDSNHHLEAVEDAHVNEPSSSVSSNYARFIKDASSIDADKMVPSREISKEPEDTYVKDEEFTMTSKPAGLSEDQKSAFSIISEGCEILNIHASAFISSLDQEESEQMQDKLEYLKEKSSFKTISLHDNSEAVSCHKTLKSKLEDSDQVISLQENKQKASFNTEGEMPTYSETDDFTFNQPAAPSEEDYFEKYTLIDYNISPDPEKQKAPWKLNVEVELSKQVTEDTGSFPESSEESALEHEYDLLKLDESFYGMEKDDSKLPHPETRKHLDIQQSADRDVPKSINRDVDLKSPGMPLFGAEEGVLSRTQIFPTTTKAINPELLEEPPALAFLYKDLYEEAVGEKKKEGETASEGDSVNSEASFPSRNSDTDDGTGIYFEKYILKDDILHDTSVTQKDQGQGLEEKAVGRDDSYQPVAAEGEIWGRFGTILGEKSLEEEQKAMYREGESVGYVGPLDNEAMHGKVPITEEVTVVTQKVSYAIPFEDTHHVLERVDETNSQSNEAENASPEVSLNVPVQVSFPEEEFASGLACVQETLQESKVIVPPEPSEDRLRRSPVQDEYEFAESLNYEMVVQDTLSEELYSESTPEDVLSQGKESFEHISENEFVSEVEQSMSAEQKELGRERTEQEQLSSELATEKEQKELKKSQIDTYCYTCRSPISAVDKMFGAHKDHEVATLDTAISAVKVQLAEFLDNLQEKSLRIEAFVSEIESFFNTIEENCSKNEKKLEEQNEEMMKKVLAQYDEKAQSFEEVKKKKMEFLHDQMVHFLQSMDTAKDTLESIVREAEELDETVFLTSFEEINERLLSAMENTASLEKMPAAFSLFEHYDDSSARSDQMLKQVAVPQPPRLEPQEPNSATSTTIAVYWSMNKEDVIDSFQVYCMEEPQDDQEVNDLVEEYRLTVKESYCIFEDLEPGRCYQVWVMAVNFTGCSLPSERAVFRTAPSTPVIRAEDCTVCWNTATIRWRPANLEATETYTLEYCRQHSPEGEGLRSFSGIKGLQLKVNLQPNDNYFFYVRAINAFGASEQSEAALISTRGTRFLLLRETAHPALQISSNGTVISFAERRRLTEIPSVLGEELPACGQHYWETTVTDCPAYRLGICSRSAVQAGTLGQGETSWYMHCSEPQRYTFFYSGIVSDVHVTEHPARVGILLDYNNQRLLFINAESGQLLFIIRHRFNEGVHPAFALEKPGKCTLHLGIEPPDSARHK